The sequence GCTTCGCGTTCACGGGCTGGCCGAGCTTGGCGCGCGTCATGGCGTCGTTGCGGTCCGGCGAGCACCACACGGCCTGCGCCTTGGTCCAGCCCGGCGATCCTTCTCCGCCGAGCGGGTAGAACATGTAGCGGATCTTGATGCCCTGCGCGTGGTAGGCCTCGAGCTCGCGATGCAGGCGCCGGCAATAGGTGCAGTCGACATCGGTCAGCACAGTCACGGTGTGGCGCACCTCGCCCTTGGGCGCGAAGACCACCATGGTCGACTCGTCCAGCCGGTCGCTCACCTTGGCGAGCTGCTGTTCGGTCCAGGCGTTACGCCGGTCCTCGGTGAGATTGCGGTCCGCCATCATGTCGATGATGTCCCCGCGCACCATGTAGCGCCCGTCCTCGCTCAGGTAGATCACCTGCCCGGCAACGGCGACTTCCCACAGGCCCGGCACGGGCGTGGCGCTGATGTTCTCGGCTTCCACGCCGGGAAACATGCTGGCCAGCCGCTCCTCGACGGTGGCGTCTTGCGCAGTGGCGGCCGAGGGGAGCAGGGCGGCGAGCGAGAGAGCGGCGATCAGGGACGGCATGGGGGCTCCGGTGCTTGGCATGGCGGTGGGACTTTCAGACCGGCCGCAGCCGGCAAAGTTTCGGCGCCGGCGGCCGGCGCGCGCATATTCTAGCCGCAGGCGGCCGGAATGTGGTCGCTCCCGGCGGGACGCTCAGCCGCGCGGGTGGTGGCGCGCATGCAGGTCGCGCAGGCGCTCGCGCGCCACGTGCGTATAGATCTGGGTGGTCGACAGGTCGCTGTGGCCGAGCAGCATCTGCACCACGCGCAGGTCGGCGCCGTGGTTCAGCAGGTGCGTAGCAAAGGCGTGGCGCAACACGTGCGGCGACAGGGCCCGCGCGATGCCGGCGCGCTGGGAATAACGCTTGATGATGTGCCAGAAGGCCTGCCGCGTCATGCGGTCGCCGCGTCGCGTGGGGAACAGGTAATCCGTCTGCTTCTCCGCCAGGATCTCGGCGCGCGGCCCGGCGATGAACTGCTGCAGCCACTCGATCGATTCCTCGCCCAGCGGGATCAGCCGCTCGCGCCCGCCCTTCCCGGTGATGCGCACCACGCCCTGGTTCAAGTTGACCTGCGCCAGGGTCAGGTTCACCAGTTCCGTCACGCGCAGGCCGGTGGCGTACAGCACCTCCAGCATGGTGCGATCGCGGTGTCCCAGCGGGTCGGCGGTGTCCGGCGCGTCCAACAGCGCCTCGACCTCGTCCTCGGTGAGCGACTTCGGCAGCGGCCGGCCGATTTTCGGCATGGAGATGTCGGCCGTCGGGTCCTTGCCGCTGCCCTGCTCCCGCACCTGCCAGCGGAAGTAGCGACGAAAGCTGGAGAGCTGGCGGGCGGAGGAACGTGGCCGGGCGCCGCCCTCGACCCGCTCAGCGATGAAGCCGAGAATGTGCTCCCGGTCCGCCGCGGGCAGCTCGCAGCCGCGCGCCGCCAGCCAGCGGGCCAGGGCCACCAGGTCGGTGCGATACGCCGTCAGGGTGTTCCGCGACAGGCCCCGCTCCATCCAGGCGGCGTCGAGGAAGCGGTCGATGGCCCGCTCGGAGGCCTCGAGGAGTCGCTGCCCCGCCTGCCCGTCTGTCCGCCCAGCGCTGTTCTGACCTGAAGATGCCATGCCGTCCACTGCTCAATCCTGAAACCGGAGCCTGCAAGGAAAAAATGCAGGCTCGATTCTCGACCGCGCGCCGCAACGGGGATGCGACTGCAGTCACAGAATCCGAGACGGTTAACATAATGTGAGCCGGTTCACATAACGAGCCGGGACGCATGCCGGCGCCCGGGCGCGCAGGGGACAATAGCGGGAACGGCAGGTTGCGCTAGTTGCGGGCGCGCAGCTCGGCCAGCTGGATGCGGTCCTCGACGAAGCGCTGCCACTCGCGCGCCTGGCGGCGCGTGTCGGCGTCGAACTCCTGCGCGCGCTGGAAGGCGTTGCGGGACTCGCGCAGCTGGCCCAGTTCCATCGCCGCGATGCCGATCATGAGCCAGGCGCCGCCGGGGTTCTTGACGTTGCCGAGCTCCAGGGCAGCACGCGCGGCATCCACGGTCTCCTGCCACTCGTTCTGCTCCATCATCAGGCGTGCCTTCTGCATCAGCAGGTCGCCCTCGCCGGTCATGGGCGCGAGCCGGTCGATGACTTCGCCCGCGCGCTGGTATTCGCGCGCGGACGTCCAGGCGCTGAGCAGCAGGCGCAGGTTGGCCTCGTTGGCCTCGATCTGGCCGGACTCCATGCCCTTCGCCAGGATCTGCGCGCCCTGGAAGGGCAGCTCGTTGTACATGCTCATCCGCGCCACCGTCAGCAGCTTCGGCTGCTCGGTGACCAGGCCGCCGTTGTAGGCCGCCATCAGCGCGGCCAAGGCGTCCATGTCCTGGTTCAATTCCTGGTGCGCGCCGGACAACATCTCCCAGTACTTCAGCTTGTCGGGCCAGCGCGCCACCATGGTCTTCAGGATCCCGACCGCGGCACGGTAGTCCTTGAGCTCGAAGTGAATGGCCAGCGCCAGCTGGTACCAGCTCTCCTGCGCCTCCGCGCCAGCCTGCTGGAGGGCCCCCGTGATCCAGGGCAGGGCCTCGCGGTAGCGCTCCATCTGGGCGTAGTTCTGGGCCATCATGATGCGGTCCTGCGGCGTCGGCTCCGGCTGGAACTTCAGGTACTCTTTCATCATGTCGATGGAGCGTTGCCACTCCTCGCGCGAGGCGTAGAGCTGCGCCAGCGACTTCATCATGTCGAAGTGCCCCTTGTTCGACAGCGCGTCCAGCTCGACGGTGCGCTCGAAGCGCTTGATGGCCTCGTCCACGCGATCTAAGGCGATGAGCACGAAGCCGTAGATCTGCTCGCCCATGGCGCGCTCGTAATCGTTCAGCGGGCCCTCGAGGTATTCCTGTACGGCCTTCAGCGCCTCCTGGTACCTGTTTTCCGAATACAGCAGCGTGAGCGCTTCATAGCGCCGGTAGGCGCGCTCCCCCATGAGGATGTTCGGCTCCTCGCGCACGACCTCGGGCTGCGGCTCCTGCTGGGCAGAGGCTCCGACCGGGGCGAGCACCATCGCGAGCACGGCGGCCAGCGGCAGCATCAAGTGGCGCATAGTGACCAGGCGAGGAATCTTCATCGGTAATCAGTCCTGGTTCAGGTTGAACTCGATAGTCTGCTCGGCCTCGCGGGATACGGCCTGGCCGTCGACGATGCGCGGCTTGAATTTCCAGCGCAGGACAGCGCGGACCGCCTCGCGGT comes from Thioalkalivibrio sp. XN279 and encodes:
- a CDS encoding DsbC family protein, whose protein sequence is MPSLIAALSLAALLPSAATAQDATVEERLASMFPGVEAENISATPVPGLWEVAVAGQVIYLSEDGRYMVRGDIIDMMADRNLTEDRRNAWTEQQLAKVSDRLDESTMVVFAPKGEVRHTVTVLTDVDCTYCRRLHRELEAYHAQGIKIRYMFYPLGGEGSPGWTKAQAVWCSPDRNDAMTRAKLGQPVNAKPCDDTPVQAHYDLGRELGISGTPAILTDKGVARGYVPADRLAAWLDAE
- the xerD gene encoding site-specific tyrosine recombinase XerD, whose translation is MASSGQNSAGRTDGQAGQRLLEASERAIDRFLDAAWMERGLSRNTLTAYRTDLVALARWLAARGCELPAADREHILGFIAERVEGGARPRSSARQLSSFRRYFRWQVREQGSGKDPTADISMPKIGRPLPKSLTEDEVEALLDAPDTADPLGHRDRTMLEVLYATGLRVTELVNLTLAQVNLNQGVVRITGKGGRERLIPLGEESIEWLQQFIAGPRAEILAEKQTDYLFPTRRGDRMTRQAFWHIIKRYSQRAGIARALSPHVLRHAFATHLLNHGADLRVVQMLLGHSDLSTTQIYTHVARERLRDLHARHHPRG